From Candidatus Pedobacter colombiensis, one genomic window encodes:
- a CDS encoding PhnA domain-containing protein, with translation MEQQLLERSENKCELCQSEAPLKLYEVLPQSSRTEDNSIMICDKCLGQIEKTDELDVKHLNCLRTSIWSAVPGVQVITWRLLHRLKDESWATESLEMMYIDDETLAWAQAGLEDESSSADEVHRDCNGAVLEAGNSVVLIKTLDVKGSSLSAKLGTVVKNIRLVENNTDQIEGKIEGQTIVILTKYVRKQS, from the coding sequence TTGGAACAACAATTATTAGAAAGAAGCGAGAACAAATGTGAATTATGTCAGTCCGAAGCACCTCTAAAGTTATATGAGGTTTTGCCTCAATCAAGTCGTACTGAGGATAACAGTATTATGATTTGTGATAAATGCTTAGGACAGATAGAAAAAACTGATGAACTTGATGTTAAACATTTGAACTGTTTGAGAACAAGTATCTGGAGTGCTGTTCCAGGTGTGCAGGTCATTACCTGGCGTTTGTTACACCGTTTAAAAGACGAGAGCTGGGCTACTGAAAGTCTGGAGATGATGTACATAGATGATGAGACTTTAGCCTGGGCACAAGCAGGATTAGAAGATGAAAGCAGCAGTGCAGATGAGGTACATAGAGACTGTAATGGTGCTGTTCTGGAAGCCGGTAACTCTGTTGTTTTAATTAAAACATTAGATGTAAAGGGATCTTCGTTAAGCGCTAAACTAGGCACAGTGGTTAAAAACATCCGTTTGGTAGAGAATAACACCGATCAGATTGAAGGTAAGATAGAGGGACAGACTATTGTAATTCTTACTAAATACGTAAGGAAACAGAGTTGA
- a CDS encoding thiamine pyrophosphate-dependent enzyme: MSKNVAEQLVEMLVDLGVKRVYAVTGDSLNFFNDAVRRNGKIKWIHVRHEEVGAYAAAAEAELDGIACCAGSCGPGHIHLINGLYDAHRSHVPVIAIASTINTNEFGMDYFQETNTIKLFDDCSCYNQIATTAAQAPRMFQTAIQHAIHKKGVAVFGLPGDVAQMPAVESETAMQVFKCKPVIKPSDEELRILADCLNKNKKITIYCGIGAVDAHDEVVELARTLKAPVGFSFRGKMGIQYNNPYEVGMTGLLGQPSAYHSMHESDVVLLLGTDFPYQNFMPEKNLIIQIDENPERLGRRAKLHMGLCGDIKDSIAALLPLLNEKKVDSFLKSQLDFYEKVKEQQQTYVDDHGTEGKIQPEFVADTLNRLCAEDAIFTVDTGMCCVWGARFIHATGKRKMLGSFNHGSMANAMPMAIGAALARPEKQVIALCGDGGLSMLLGDLATIKQYNLPIKIVVFNNRSLGMVKLEMEVDGLPDNETDMVNPDFALLAQAMGFKGITVTKPEDLAAAIADAISESGPVLLNVFTNPNALAMPPKVEWKQIKGMTTSMTKLMLGGNMDEVFDTIKSNYKHLGEVL; the protein is encoded by the coding sequence ATGAGTAAAAACGTAGCTGAACAACTGGTTGAAATGCTGGTTGACCTGGGTGTAAAAAGAGTTTACGCTGTTACAGGAGATAGTTTAAATTTCTTTAATGATGCGGTAAGAAGAAATGGAAAAATAAAATGGATACACGTAAGACATGAAGAGGTTGGTGCTTATGCCGCTGCTGCTGAAGCAGAACTTGATGGAATTGCCTGTTGCGCTGGCAGCTGTGGGCCAGGACATATTCATTTAATCAATGGTTTATACGACGCTCATCGTTCCCATGTACCTGTCATTGCTATAGCCTCAACCATAAACACAAATGAGTTCGGTATGGATTATTTCCAGGAAACCAATACCATTAAATTATTTGACGATTGCAGCTGCTACAATCAAATAGCCACCACTGCTGCACAAGCACCACGGATGTTTCAAACTGCTATCCAGCATGCTATTCACAAAAAAGGTGTTGCTGTATTTGGTTTACCAGGTGATGTTGCACAGATGCCAGCTGTAGAGAGTGAAACCGCTATGCAGGTATTTAAATGTAAACCAGTAATCAAGCCTTCGGATGAGGAATTGAGAATTTTGGCAGATTGCTTAAATAAAAACAAGAAAATAACTATTTACTGCGGAATTGGCGCCGTCGATGCCCATGATGAAGTTGTTGAATTGGCCAGGACATTGAAAGCACCTGTTGGCTTCTCTTTCCGTGGAAAGATGGGCATACAATATAACAATCCCTATGAAGTTGGCATGACTGGATTATTGGGGCAACCTTCAGCCTATCATAGCATGCACGAATCAGATGTGGTTTTACTACTCGGTACCGATTTTCCTTATCAGAATTTTATGCCTGAGAAGAACCTGATCATACAAATTGACGAAAATCCGGAACGACTAGGCAGGAGGGCAAAGTTACATATGGGTTTATGCGGCGATATCAAGGATAGCATTGCAGCACTCCTACCGCTGTTGAACGAAAAAAAAGTGGATAGCTTTTTAAAGTCTCAGCTCGATTTTTACGAAAAAGTAAAAGAACAACAGCAAACTTATGTTGATGACCATGGTACTGAAGGTAAAATCCAGCCGGAATTTGTAGCGGATACATTGAATCGTTTATGTGCCGAAGATGCCATATTTACGGTTGACACAGGCATGTGCTGCGTTTGGGGGGCGCGTTTTATACACGCCACGGGTAAAAGAAAGATGCTGGGCTCGTTCAATCATGGCTCTATGGCTAATGCCATGCCCATGGCTATTGGTGCGGCATTGGCCCGTCCCGAAAAACAAGTAATTGCACTTTGCGGAGATGGCGGACTTTCAATGCTCCTCGGTGATCTGGCAACCATAAAGCAATATAATTTGCCCATTAAAATTGTTGTATTTAACAACAGATCACTAGGAATGGTAAAGCTAGAGATGGAGGTTGATGGATTACCGGATAATGAAACAGATATGGTTAATCCGGATTTTGCTTTGCTAGCTCAGGCAATGGGTTTTAAAGGTATTACAGTTACCAAACCCGAAGATCTGGCTGCTGCCATTGCAGACGCAATCAGTGAAAGTGGTCCGGTTTTATTAAATGTTTTTACCAATCCAAATGCCCTGGCTATGCCACCAAAAGTAGAATGGAAACAGATAAAAGGCATGACAACATCTATGACGAAATTGATGCTTGGTGGTAACATGGATGAAGTATTTGACACCATTAAATCTAATTACAAACATCTGGGAGAAGTGTTATAG
- a CDS encoding HAMP domain-containing sensor histidine kinase, whose amino-acid sequence MFKYLKLKWEHNWLRMVGDAERFSLEARIFHAISMTVIFTVFIVTIYNFLSTLYHASLISAVVLLLQIGLYALSRYKGKSKLAVILTVIQINVATSLAYFYNDGAGGSILLLFVVSLYLIFLIIPRKKLAFWYVFNLILVFGVLSIEYFYPDSIQKHYSGRMEWLADIAFTYFMVSAMIAVGTIQLRKSYRSQKERAEEKARKLESMNKEKDKLFSIIAHDLNTPLNSLQQYLQLINEMELNAEERSEVEQNLATSLSDAQYLLGNLLEWAKKQLHHAPMNLTPIAIYEQLLPTLRMFEQIASRKNIMLIVDIDQKATILADKNMFDLVVRNLLNNAVKFTNINGKIWVSTIVDKSHCVLVIKDNGIGISPERQNEIFSLNIASSYGTMNEKGTGLGLVLCKDFIVQQGGDIWFTSTADEGTAFYVKMQLSQ is encoded by the coding sequence ATGTTTAAATATTTAAAGCTTAAATGGGAGCATAATTGGCTCCGAATGGTCGGGGATGCAGAACGCTTTTCTTTGGAAGCACGGATATTTCATGCCATTTCGATGACAGTTATCTTTACTGTTTTTATAGTCACTATTTATAATTTTTTAAGCACACTTTATCATGCATCTTTAATTTCCGCTGTAGTTTTGTTGCTTCAAATTGGCTTGTATGCACTAAGTCGATATAAAGGCAAATCTAAGCTCGCTGTTATATTAACAGTAATACAAATTAACGTTGCAACTTCGTTGGCTTATTTTTATAATGATGGTGCCGGAGGAAGCATACTGCTATTATTTGTGGTTAGCTTGTACCTTATATTTCTTATCATTCCACGTAAGAAATTAGCCTTCTGGTATGTATTTAATTTAATATTGGTATTTGGTGTACTCAGCATCGAATACTTTTACCCGGATAGCATACAGAAGCATTATTCGGGCAGAATGGAATGGTTAGCTGACATCGCTTTTACTTACTTTATGGTTAGTGCAATGATTGCTGTCGGCACTATACAATTGCGTAAAAGTTATCGTTCTCAAAAAGAAAGAGCAGAAGAAAAAGCACGTAAACTGGAGTCAATGAATAAGGAAAAGGATAAGCTTTTTTCCATCATTGCTCACGACTTGAATACGCCATTGAATTCATTACAGCAGTACCTTCAATTGATCAATGAAATGGAGTTGAATGCCGAAGAACGGTCGGAAGTAGAACAAAACCTGGCTACTTCCTTATCTGATGCACAATACTTGTTGGGTAACTTATTGGAGTGGGCAAAAAAACAGCTTCATCATGCTCCTATGAACTTAACACCAATAGCTATATATGAGCAGCTATTGCCTACTTTGCGCATGTTTGAGCAGATTGCATCCAGAAAGAATATAATGCTAATTGTTGATATTGATCAGAAAGCAACTATTCTGGCTGACAAAAATATGTTTGATTTGGTGGTGCGTAACTTATTAAATAATGCTGTAAAATTCACCAATATAAACGGCAAGATTTGGGTAAGTACAATTGTAGATAAAAGCCATTGTGTGTTGGTGATAAAAGATAACGGTATTGGAATTTCTCCGGAACGACAAAATGAGATTTTTAGTCTAAATATTGCTTCCAGTTATGGAACGATGAATGAAAAGGGAACAGGGCTCGGTCTTGTGCTCTGTAAAGATTTTATTGTTCAGCAAGGAGGAGATATTTGGTTTACCAGTACAGCGGATGAGGGAACTGCATTCTATGTAAAAATGCAGTTGTCGCAATAG
- a CDS encoding divalent metal cation transporter has protein sequence MSSRSKLKFQLRKIRKFFSLLGPGLTTGAADDDPSGIATYSQTGAQFGYGQLWTALYMLPFMTAVQEACARIGLVTGKGIAAVVKQHYNRKVLYAVVGLVVVANTINIGADIGAMAAAAQLLMPVDFVVLTLLFTAIILTLEIFTNYRVYSRILKWLALALLAYPITVFIVDQPWGTVLKATVIPHFEFSFDFLFIITGVFGTTITPYMFFWQASQEVEEEKAKGLIRDGKPRIGWPHIHAMRQDNNIGMIISEFTTWCILLVGGTVLHNNGITDIKNAADAAKALEPLVHSFPNAGYLAKLIFSIGIIGLGLLAVPVLSGSAAYAVAEAFDWNASLNLKLRKAHGFYGVITIATIVGLIINFIGIDPLKALVYTAVINGVAAVPLLFLIVKIAASDKIMGEYKSGVLSKILLWATFIIMGAAAVALFFTL, from the coding sequence ATGTCATCAAGATCTAAATTAAAGTTTCAGCTGAGAAAAATTCGAAAATTCTTTAGCCTTTTGGGGCCGGGATTAACCACGGGTGCTGCTGATGATGATCCATCGGGTATAGCAACCTATTCTCAAACGGGTGCTCAATTCGGCTATGGTCAGCTATGGACAGCATTGTATATGCTCCCATTTATGACTGCTGTACAGGAAGCTTGCGCCAGAATAGGCCTCGTTACTGGAAAAGGCATAGCAGCAGTGGTAAAACAACATTACAATCGTAAAGTATTGTATGCTGTAGTGGGACTTGTTGTGGTGGCCAATACGATTAATATAGGTGCAGATATTGGTGCCATGGCAGCTGCTGCACAATTGTTAATGCCTGTTGATTTTGTAGTGCTGACCCTACTTTTTACAGCAATAATTTTGACATTAGAAATTTTTACCAATTACAGAGTTTATTCCAGAATATTAAAATGGCTGGCGCTTGCTTTGCTGGCTTATCCCATTACGGTGTTTATTGTGGATCAACCATGGGGTACCGTATTAAAGGCAACAGTTATACCGCATTTTGAATTTTCTTTTGATTTCCTGTTTATCATTACGGGTGTATTTGGAACTACCATCACACCTTATATGTTTTTTTGGCAGGCCTCCCAGGAAGTTGAAGAAGAAAAAGCAAAGGGACTCATCAGAGACGGAAAACCTAGAATTGGTTGGCCGCATATACATGCCATGCGGCAAGATAACAACATAGGGATGATCATTTCCGAATTTACCACCTGGTGCATCCTTTTGGTTGGAGGTACTGTTTTGCATAACAATGGTATAACTGACATCAAAAATGCGGCAGATGCGGCAAAAGCGCTTGAACCGTTGGTTCACTCCTTTCCCAATGCCGGTTATCTGGCTAAACTGATCTTTTCAATCGGCATTATTGGACTTGGTCTGCTTGCTGTGCCGGTATTGTCAGGCTCCGCAGCATATGCAGTAGCAGAAGCTTTTGATTGGAATGCCAGTTTAAATCTTAAACTTAGAAAGGCCCACGGATTTTATGGTGTAATTACCATCGCCACAATAGTTGGATTGATTATCAATTTCATAGGCATCGATCCACTAAAGGCACTGGTTTATACAGCGGTAATCAATGGCGTAGCGGCAGTCCCTTTATTATTTCTAATCGTGAAGATTGCTGCAAGTGACAAAATTATGGGCGAATACAAAAGTGGTGTGCTATCTAAAATATTACTATGGGCAACCTTTATAATTATGGGAGCTGCTGCTGTCGCATTATTCTTTACTTTATAG
- the fsa gene encoding fructose-6-phosphate aldolase translates to MKFFIDTANLDQIKEAQDLGVLDGVTTNPSLMAKEGITGDANVIAHYKAICAIVDNNVSAEVISTTYEEMIKEGEALAKLDPKIVVKIPMIKDGVKAIKYLSSKGIRTNCTLVFSPGQALLAAKAGASYVSPFLGRLDDISTDGLQLIEDIRQIFDNYGYPTEILAASIRGPLHIVACAKLGADVITAPLAAITALLKHPLTDSGLAAFLADHAKAAGK, encoded by the coding sequence ATGAAATTTTTCATTGATACAGCTAATCTCGACCAAATAAAAGAAGCACAAGATTTAGGTGTTTTAGATGGTGTAACCACTAATCCAAGCCTTATGGCTAAGGAAGGTATTACCGGCGACGCCAATGTAATTGCCCACTATAAAGCGATCTGTGCTATTGTAGATAACAATGTAAGTGCAGAAGTTATTTCAACGACTTATGAGGAAATGATTAAGGAAGGTGAAGCTTTAGCTAAATTAGATCCTAAAATCGTTGTGAAAATTCCGATGATTAAGGATGGCGTAAAAGCAATTAAATATTTATCTTCAAAAGGAATCAGAACCAATTGTACCTTAGTATTCTCTCCTGGACAAGCTTTATTGGCTGCTAAAGCAGGAGCGTCATATGTTTCTCCGTTCTTAGGTCGTTTAGATGACATCTCTACTGATGGCTTGCAATTGATTGAAGATATCAGGCAGATATTTGACAATTACGGATATCCGACTGAAATCTTAGCGGCGTCTATCCGCGGACCATTGCATATCGTTGCTTGTGCTAAATTAGGCGCAGATGTAATTACTGCTCCTTTAGCTGCAATTACTGCATTATTGAAGCATCCTTTAACAGATAGTGGTCTAGCCGCTTTCTTAGCTGACCACGCTAAGGCTGCAGGTAAGTAA
- a CDS encoding HAD family hydrolase: MNKAIFLDRDGVLNHEINDYITKQEDFEILTYQIAPLKRLYDEGYLLIIITNQGGIAQKRYTEATLAEMHKVLGASFEAQGALITHAYYCPHHPTVSEDCNCRKPKSGMLLEAIATYNIDPAQSVMIGDKPRDVEAANGAGVKGILIAPDEQIDYDLVKAVLAGDKFEVLSEGMLK; this comes from the coding sequence ATGAATAAAGCTATATTTCTAGACCGTGATGGCGTTCTGAATCACGAGATAAACGATTACATTACCAAACAAGAAGATTTTGAAATATTAACCTATCAGATTGCTCCATTAAAAAGGTTATATGATGAGGGGTATCTTTTAATTATCATTACCAATCAAGGGGGGATTGCACAAAAAAGATACACTGAGGCTACGCTTGCAGAAATGCACAAAGTTTTGGGCGCCAGTTTTGAGGCTCAGGGCGCATTGATTACACATGCTTATTATTGTCCGCATCACCCAACTGTTTCTGAAGATTGTAATTGCCGTAAGCCCAAATCAGGAATGCTATTAGAAGCGATTGCAACCTATAACATTGATCCGGCGCAGTCTGTCATGATTGGCGATAAACCACGTGATGTGGAGGCCGCAAATGGGGCAGGAGTGAAAGGTATTTTGATTGCTCCTGATGAGCAGATTGATTATGACCTGGTAAAAGCAGTGCTGGCTGGAGATAAATTTGAAGTCTTATCAGAAGGTATGCTTAAATAA
- a CDS encoding DMT family protein — MMKYIATIGLLFLSNAFMTMAWYGHLKFFGKGSTHVSASIWVIILLSWGLAFFEYCFQVPANRIGSSETGGPFSLVQLKVIQEVITLIVFVIFSMVFFKNIHLSGNHLIGFVLLIAAVYFIFKG; from the coding sequence ATGATGAAATATATCGCAACAATTGGTTTGCTTTTTCTTTCTAATGCATTTATGACCATGGCCTGGTATGGGCACTTAAAGTTTTTTGGTAAAGGCAGTACTCATGTATCTGCTTCAATATGGGTGATTATTTTGCTTAGCTGGGGCTTGGCTTTCTTTGAATACTGTTTTCAGGTTCCTGCCAACAGAATAGGTTCTTCGGAAACTGGTGGACCCTTTTCCTTAGTTCAGTTAAAGGTAATTCAGGAGGTGATCACGCTTATTGTTTTTGTGATCTTTTCTATGGTGTTCTTTAAAAACATTCACCTTTCCGGCAATCATCTTATTGGATTTGTGCTGCTTATTGCAGCTGTATATTTCATTTTTAAGGGATAA
- a CDS encoding efflux RND transporter permease subunit: protein MIANTFIKRPVTAIVVSIVLMISGLICLFNLAVDQYPNITPPTVSVSGQYSGADAQTVEQTVTTPIEEQVNGTPGMEYMQSTNTNTGSMNISVTFKLGTNIHIAALNVQNRVAIAKPSIPAVVSQLGLTVRARNPSMLLMVAIFSPKNTHDITFLDNYTNVFIEDALLRVPGVGDINTRTDNFSMRVWMNPQKMAAYGLMPQDIINALNAQNVYVAAGSVGAPPQLSSQILEQSILVEGQLNKPAQYENIVVKSVPATGQLVYLKDVARVVLGKFTFSSNSFADGKRASFLQIYQTPGSNALETADNIYAALKELKKSFPADMDYAVPFESITIIKVSIAEVVKTLFMALGLVATVVLLFLQNWRSTIIPILAIPVSILTTFCFFIPLGFTVNTLTMFGFVLAIGIVVDDAIIVVEAVQHYIDKEKMSPKEATYRAMQDISGPVVAIALILAAVFLPVGFIPGIIGKLYQQFALTIAISVILSAFIALSLTPALCTLLLRPTRVNKESRNINKLFYYFNSWFTRITDHYSKGVEKCIKYAGWVMVALVIICIAAIFLFKQKPSGFIPGEDDGRLYVTYQLPDASSTVESVALINKLMKVVGSTPGVGHYAALSGLNILSSGTNSNDGTIFCMLKPWEDRKIASQQIPGIIAVMKKRIAAAGIKGANVVVIPPPPIRGVGQAAGFSMQIQQGNTTDDVHQFETVVKKFVAALNKNPATSTAFSYYSAHTPSFNLTVDRLKCEKMGVNVSDVFNTLQAYMGSMFVNNFTLYNRTYHVVVQADTTFRAFVSNVDKYYVRNSSGSMVPLATLISYEPTETTPLISHFNIFRSAEVDGSTPPGYSTGQGIEVLKETAAKVLPRGYTYEFSGLSYEEIRAGTTTIYIFLFSIVFVFLFLAALYESWTVPFSVMLAVPISAFGAILILTLVPRLTNNVYAQIGLITLIGLSAKNAILIVEFAKVRVDLGEELVKSTIDAVRLRLRPIIMTSMAFILGVMPLVLATGAGAVARNTIGYTVLGGMLASSCISIFIVPVLFVLFTRLAYGKKQLAWLLDHREELLEKAKKIEQENIDPELEYDIAKENEQNRGKAG, encoded by the coding sequence ATGATTGCTAATACATTTATAAAGAGACCTGTAACTGCCATCGTTGTATCTATTGTACTGATGATATCTGGGTTGATTTGCCTTTTCAATCTTGCAGTTGATCAATATCCCAATATTACTCCGCCGACAGTATCTGTTTCAGGTCAGTATTCCGGCGCTGATGCACAGACTGTAGAGCAAACTGTGACTACGCCGATTGAAGAACAGGTAAATGGGACTCCAGGTATGGAGTATATGCAAAGCACCAATACAAATACCGGTTCTATGAACATTAGCGTTACCTTTAAGTTGGGTACGAATATTCATATTGCCGCTTTGAATGTTCAAAATAGAGTGGCTATAGCAAAGCCTTCGATACCGGCTGTCGTTAGCCAGTTAGGATTGACTGTACGTGCAAGGAATCCAAGTATGCTGTTGATGGTTGCTATTTTTTCACCTAAAAACACGCATGATATCACTTTTTTGGATAACTATACCAATGTATTCATCGAAGATGCTTTGCTACGTGTGCCAGGAGTGGGTGACATCAATACGCGGACTGATAATTTTAGTATGCGGGTTTGGATGAACCCGCAAAAGATGGCTGCTTATGGTTTAATGCCACAAGATATCATTAATGCATTGAATGCTCAAAATGTTTATGTGGCAGCTGGATCCGTTGGTGCACCTCCGCAACTATCTTCTCAAATATTGGAGCAGAGTATTTTAGTGGAAGGACAGTTAAATAAGCCTGCTCAATATGAAAATATAGTTGTTAAATCTGTACCGGCTACAGGGCAATTGGTCTATTTGAAAGATGTGGCAAGGGTAGTACTCGGTAAATTCACTTTCTCGAGTAATTCGTTTGCGGATGGAAAACGCGCATCTTTTCTACAGATTTACCAAACTCCAGGTAGTAATGCTTTGGAAACGGCCGATAATATATATGCCGCATTGAAGGAATTGAAAAAATCATTTCCTGCGGATATGGATTATGCTGTACCTTTTGAGTCTATCACCATTATTAAGGTTTCCATTGCAGAGGTGGTAAAGACATTGTTTATGGCGCTGGGCCTGGTGGCAACAGTAGTTTTGCTTTTTCTTCAAAACTGGCGTTCTACCATTATTCCAATTTTGGCAATACCAGTTTCTATTTTAACCACCTTTTGCTTTTTTATTCCCCTGGGATTTACGGTGAATACATTAACGATGTTTGGTTTTGTTTTAGCTATTGGAATCGTAGTGGATGATGCTATTATTGTGGTAGAGGCAGTGCAACATTATATCGATAAAGAAAAAATGTCTCCAAAAGAAGCCACTTATAGGGCAATGCAGGATATCTCAGGACCGGTAGTGGCGATTGCACTGATCCTTGCTGCGGTTTTTTTACCTGTTGGCTTTATTCCGGGTATCATTGGCAAGCTTTATCAGCAATTTGCGCTCACTATAGCCATCTCGGTAATACTTTCAGCATTTATAGCGCTATCGTTAACACCTGCTTTGTGTACATTATTGCTACGTCCGACCAGGGTGAATAAAGAATCAAGAAATATCAATAAGCTTTTCTATTATTTTAATAGTTGGTTTACCAGAATAACAGACCACTATTCAAAAGGAGTAGAAAAATGTATAAAATACGCTGGCTGGGTGATGGTGGCACTTGTGATTATTTGTATTGCAGCGATTTTTTTGTTTAAGCAGAAACCATCCGGTTTTATACCTGGTGAAGATGACGGACGTTTATACGTTACCTACCAACTGCCAGATGCATCTTCAACAGTAGAATCTGTAGCACTGATCAATAAACTCATGAAAGTAGTTGGTTCCACTCCGGGAGTGGGGCACTATGCAGCGCTTTCAGGATTAAATATTTTGAGTTCGGGGACTAATTCTAATGATGGTACCATCTTTTGCATGTTAAAACCCTGGGAAGACCGTAAGATAGCAAGTCAGCAGATCCCAGGTATCATTGCGGTGATGAAAAAGCGTATTGCTGCTGCGGGCATAAAAGGTGCCAATGTAGTGGTGATTCCGCCACCTCCGATTCGTGGCGTTGGACAGGCTGCAGGTTTTAGTATGCAGATACAGCAAGGTAATACAACTGATGATGTTCATCAATTCGAAACTGTAGTAAAGAAGTTTGTGGCGGCATTGAATAAAAATCCAGCCACTTCGACAGCTTTCAGTTATTACTCGGCACATACACCATCTTTTAATTTAACTGTAGACAGATTGAAATGTGAAAAAATGGGTGTTAATGTATCTGATGTTTTCAATACGCTACAAGCTTACATGGGGAGCATGTTTGTCAATAATTTTACTTTATACAACAGAACTTATCACGTAGTGGTTCAGGCTGATACAACTTTCAGAGCGTTCGTTTCAAATGTAGATAAATATTACGTCCGAAATTCTTCAGGATCTATGGTTCCTTTAGCTACACTGATCAGTTATGAGCCTACAGAAACCACACCACTCATCTCACATTTCAATATTTTCCGTTCAGCAGAAGTAGATGGTTCAACACCACCAGGTTATAGTACCGGACAGGGCATAGAAGTATTGAAAGAGACTGCTGCAAAAGTGCTGCCAAGGGGATATACCTATGAATTTTCGGGACTGAGTTATGAAGAAATCCGAGCGGGGACAACGACAATTTACATCTTTCTATTTTCCATTGTTTTTGTATTCCTTTTCCTGGCCGCCTTATATGAAAGCTGGACGGTTCCCTTCTCAGTAATGCTTGCAGTACCGATTAGTGCTTTTGGCGCCATTCTGATTCTAACTTTAGTGCCGAGGCTTACAAATAATGTATATGCACAAATCGGTTTAATTACTTTGATCGGTCTTTCTGCCAAAAATGCGATTCTGATTGTTGAATTTGCTAAAGTGAGGGTAGATCTTGGGGAAGAATTGGTGAAATCGACCATAGATGCAGTCAGGTTACGCTTACGTCCAATTATAATGACCTCTATGGCTTTTATTTTAGGTGTAATGCCATTGGTGCTGGCTACAGGGGCTGGCGCTGTGGCGCGCAATACTATCGGTTATACAGTATTGGGTGGAATGTTGGCCTCATCCTGCATTTCTATTTTTATTGTGCCGGTATTATTTGTATTATTTACACGGCTGGCTTATGGTAAAAAACAGCTGGCCTGGTTGTTAGATCATCGTGAAGAACTGCTGGAAAAAGCGAAAAAGATAGAACAGGAAAATATAGATCCTGAACTGGAATATGATATCGCAAAGGAAAACGAACAAAATAGAGGTAAAGCCGGATAA